One Amycolatopsis sp. NBC_00355 genomic window carries:
- a CDS encoding primosomal protein N', translated as MSSSEPAALWELPEEPPPAAAKAAVPSRARKKPSKAPKPGEKAKGAQQPAPERSVARIVVDIPLAHLDRTFDYRVPEKLHETAVPGCRVRVRFAGQLVDGYLVERAETTDYGSKLAFLDRVTSAEPVLTPSLHALCRAVADRYGGTLSDVLRLAIPPRHAKVESEPPAVTAEFPEVPDSTAWARYQRGPAFLEALAEGRPANAVWQALPGEDWPRRLAEAAATAAAAGHGAVLVVPDHRDLTRVHEACAALVGENGVVALIAGLGPAERYRRWLAVLRGAVRVVVGTRAAMFAPVAEPGLFVVWDDGDDLHLDQHAPYPHVRDVLMDRAHTAKASLLVGGFARTAEAQLLVESGWAAPVLADRAELRAAAPRVTPVGEDFDVARDEAARVARLPAVAFEAARQAFAAGAPTLIQVPRRGYVPGLACGNCRTPAHCRRCAGPLALPGGSIDGRPKPPGCRWCGVPETAFRCPACGSVRLRAVIVGAKRTAEELGRAFPGIPVRTSGASEVLASVPGKPALVVCTPGAEPVAEGGYGAALLLDGWALLGRQDLRAGEETLRRWMAAAALVRPGSSGGRVIVGAEAGMAVVQALVRWDPAWHASQELAERRELGFPPAMRMASVEGTPDAVAGVLDDLPLPPSGEVLGPVPLGELDEEGNAERERALVRVSRSEGKALAAAIHAAAARRDARKATEPIRIQLDPMELI; from the coding sequence TCCGTGGCGCGGATCGTCGTCGACATCCCGCTGGCGCACCTCGACCGTACCTTCGACTACCGCGTGCCCGAGAAGCTGCACGAAACCGCGGTGCCGGGCTGCCGGGTCCGCGTCCGGTTCGCCGGGCAGCTGGTCGACGGCTACCTCGTCGAACGCGCCGAGACGACCGACTACGGCAGCAAACTGGCCTTCCTCGACCGCGTCACCTCCGCCGAACCGGTGCTGACGCCGTCGTTGCACGCCCTCTGCCGCGCGGTGGCCGACCGCTACGGCGGCACCCTCTCGGACGTCCTGCGGCTCGCGATCCCGCCGCGGCACGCGAAGGTCGAGAGCGAGCCGCCTGCCGTCACGGCGGAGTTCCCGGAGGTGCCCGACAGCACGGCCTGGGCGCGCTACCAGCGCGGCCCGGCGTTCCTGGAGGCGTTGGCCGAGGGGAGGCCCGCGAACGCCGTCTGGCAGGCCCTGCCGGGCGAGGACTGGCCGCGCCGGCTGGCCGAGGCCGCGGCGACCGCCGCCGCGGCCGGGCACGGCGCCGTGCTGGTCGTGCCGGACCACCGAGACCTGACGCGGGTGCACGAAGCGTGCGCCGCGCTCGTGGGGGAGAACGGCGTCGTCGCCCTGATCGCCGGGCTCGGCCCCGCCGAGCGCTACCGGCGCTGGCTCGCGGTGCTGCGCGGCGCGGTCCGGGTGGTGGTCGGCACCCGGGCGGCGATGTTCGCGCCGGTCGCCGAGCCGGGCCTGTTCGTGGTCTGGGACGACGGCGACGACCTGCACCTGGACCAGCACGCGCCGTACCCGCACGTCCGCGACGTGCTGATGGACCGCGCGCACACGGCGAAGGCGTCCCTGCTGGTCGGCGGCTTCGCCCGGACGGCCGAGGCCCAGCTGCTCGTCGAGTCGGGCTGGGCGGCCCCGGTCCTGGCGGACCGCGCGGAACTGCGCGCGGCGGCCCCCCGCGTCACCCCAGTCGGCGAGGACTTCGACGTCGCCCGCGACGAAGCCGCCCGCGTCGCCCGCCTCCCGGCGGTGGCGTTCGAAGCGGCGCGCCAGGCGTTCGCGGCGGGCGCCCCGACCCTGATCCAGGTCCCGCGACGCGGCTACGTGCCGGGCTTGGCGTGCGGAAACTGCCGCACCCCGGCGCATTGCCGCCGCTGCGCCGGCCCGCTGGCGCTGCCCGGCGGCTCGATCGACGGCCGGCCGAAACCGCCGGGGTGCCGGTGGTGCGGCGTCCCGGAAACAGCGTTCCGCTGCCCGGCGTGCGGCTCGGTCCGCCTGCGAGCGGTGATCGTCGGCGCGAAGCGGACGGCGGAGGAGCTGGGCCGCGCGTTCCCGGGCATCCCGGTCCGCACGTCCGGCGCGTCGGAGGTGCTCGCATCGGTACCGGGCAAACCCGCGCTGGTGGTCTGCACGCCAGGAGCGGAACCGGTGGCCGAAGGCGGCTACGGCGCGGCATTGCTGCTGGACGGCTGGGCCTTGCTGGGCCGCCAGGACCTGCGAGCGGGCGAGGAAACACTGCGCCGCTGGATGGCCGCGGCGGCCCTGGTCCGCCCCGGCTCGTCGGGTGGCCGGGTGATCGTCGGAGCCGAGGCGGGAATGGCGGTGGTCCAGGCCCTGGTCCGCTGGGACCCGGCGTGGCACGCGTCGCAGGAGCTGGCCGAGCGCCGAGAACTGGGCTTCCCCCCGGCAATGCGGATGGCGAGCGTCGAGGGCACGCCGGACGCGGTAGCGGGCGTTCTGGACGACCTGCCGTTGCCGCCATCCGGAGAGGTCCTGGGCCCGGTCCCGCTGGGCGAGCTGGACGAGGAGGGCAACGCGGAGAGAGAACGCGCCCTGGTCCGGGTTTCCCGCAGCGAAGGAAAAGCGCTGGCAGCAGCAATCCACGCAGCGGCGGCCCGGCGTGACGCCCGGAAGGCCACGGAACCGATCCGCATCCAACTGGACCCGATGGAACTCATTTAG
- a CDS encoding DUF262 domain-containing protein, with product MKRLEAHEVPLSKVFSSDYEFVIPDYQRPYTWGEEQAVQLLEDLYEVMAREPGDPYFLGSVVLVKQADSPLSQVIDGQQRLTTLTILLSVLRELTANSDDAGNLDKLIWEPGDTIQDLASRPRLRLRPRDEDFFRKHVQDRGGMEVLAAGSAPENDAQARIVGNVIALRKKLAERPAADRLALAKTIVQRTFLVVVSTSELTSAYRIFSVMNSRGVELSPADIFKSKVIGALPDSSKEKYAGKWEDLEADLDREGFSDLFSHIRMVYMKVRAREQLLLEFESHVLSGFLPGRAADFVDEVLEPYGRAYRDIITCDYQSVPDAGEINRWLRRLHRLDNFDWQAPALWALTHHQFDRDWLIEFLKRLERLGASMLVRRYNTHGRGQRIGQLLRELDAGRGLDSAALELTEDEQGDVIGRLRGEIYTQTAVRKFVLIRLNEVLSDPPVFEHPPKIITVEHVLPQNPRPESEWRQLFTSEQRVHWTHRLANLVLLSRTKNSEAQNYDFVVKKGRYFTSKSGVSNFALTTQVLATPEWTPESLKRRQDELVGLLARTWSLEDRVEVPSEPDELN from the coding sequence ATGAAAAGACTCGAGGCACACGAAGTACCCCTGTCCAAGGTGTTTTCAAGTGACTACGAGTTCGTGATACCAGACTACCAGCGCCCTTACACCTGGGGCGAAGAGCAAGCTGTTCAGCTGCTCGAAGACCTCTACGAGGTGATGGCCCGGGAGCCCGGAGACCCGTACTTCCTCGGATCCGTCGTGCTGGTCAAGCAGGCCGACAGCCCGCTGTCGCAGGTCATCGACGGGCAGCAGCGACTGACGACGTTGACCATCCTGCTGTCGGTGCTGAGGGAACTCACCGCGAATTCCGACGACGCCGGCAACCTGGACAAGCTGATCTGGGAGCCGGGCGACACGATCCAGGATCTGGCGTCCCGCCCGCGGCTACGCCTGCGACCGCGGGACGAAGACTTCTTCCGCAAGCACGTCCAAGATCGGGGCGGGATGGAAGTCCTGGCCGCCGGATCCGCCCCGGAGAACGACGCCCAAGCCCGCATCGTCGGGAACGTCATTGCACTGCGCAAGAAGCTGGCCGAGCGGCCGGCGGCCGACCGGCTGGCCTTGGCGAAGACGATCGTCCAGCGGACGTTCCTCGTCGTGGTCAGTACGTCGGAGCTGACCAGTGCTTACCGGATCTTCTCGGTCATGAACTCCCGAGGTGTCGAGCTGTCGCCCGCTGACATCTTCAAGTCGAAGGTCATCGGCGCGCTTCCGGACAGCTCGAAAGAAAAGTACGCGGGCAAGTGGGAAGACCTGGAGGCCGATCTCGACCGGGAAGGGTTCTCCGATCTCTTTTCCCACATCCGGATGGTGTACATGAAGGTCCGGGCTCGCGAACAACTGCTGTTGGAGTTCGAGAGCCATGTGCTGAGCGGTTTCCTGCCCGGACGTGCCGCCGACTTCGTGGACGAGGTCTTGGAGCCCTATGGGCGCGCTTACCGGGACATAATCACATGTGACTATCAGTCCGTGCCCGACGCGGGCGAGATCAACCGATGGCTGCGCCGCCTGCACCGGTTGGACAACTTCGACTGGCAGGCACCGGCGCTCTGGGCGCTCACCCACCATCAGTTCGACCGGGACTGGCTGATCGAGTTCTTGAAGAGACTCGAGCGGCTCGGTGCCTCGATGCTGGTGCGCCGGTACAACACCCATGGTCGCGGGCAACGCATCGGGCAGCTCTTGCGCGAGCTCGACGCCGGCCGCGGACTCGATTCGGCCGCGCTCGAACTCACCGAAGACGAGCAAGGAGACGTGATCGGGCGGTTGCGGGGAGAGATCTACACCCAGACCGCGGTTCGCAAGTTCGTGCTCATCAGGCTCAACGAAGTCCTCTCTGACCCGCCTGTCTTCGAGCACCCGCCCAAGATCATTACCGTCGAGCACGTGCTGCCTCAGAATCCGCGCCCCGAAAGCGAGTGGCGGCAGCTGTTCACGTCGGAACAGCGGGTGCACTGGACGCATCGGCTGGCCAACCTGGTTCTGTTGAGCCGGACCAAGAACTCGGAAGCGCAGAACTACGACTTCGTCGTCAAGAAGGGGCGTTACTTCACCTCCAAGTCCGGGGTGTCTAATTTCGCCCTGACCACGCAGGTGCTGGCGACACCCGAGTGGACGCCCGAATCATTGAAAAGACGTCAAGACGAGCTGGTCGGCCTGTTGGCGCGGACCTGGTCTCTGGAGGATCGGGTCGAGGTGCCCTCTGAGCCGGACGAACTGAACTGA
- a CDS encoding GH25 family lysozyme: MTAQRRGWRRLFGAALAVSTSLLVVTATGANAAPGLPDQDATGNHEMGAAIRAHDGVSVAPAGLAPASVDASVPGIDVSSYQGNVNWASYWSAGKKFAYVKATEGTGYVNAYFSQQYTGSYNVGMIHGAYHYGRPDLAGGAAQADYFVAHGGGWSKDGKTLPGTLDIEWGPNNACYGKTAAQMVAWIKAFSDEYHKKTTRWPVIYTATSWWSQCTGNTGDFSSTNPLWVARYASTVGTLPYKWGFYTFWQYSSSPIDQDQFSADISRLKVLATG, from the coding sequence ATGACAGCACAACGACGGGGGTGGCGCCGCCTGTTCGGCGCCGCGCTCGCGGTCTCGACCTCCCTGCTGGTCGTGACCGCCACCGGCGCGAACGCGGCGCCGGGGCTCCCGGACCAGGACGCCACCGGCAACCACGAGATGGGCGCGGCGATCCGCGCCCACGACGGTGTCAGCGTCGCCCCGGCCGGCTTGGCCCCGGCGTCGGTGGACGCGAGCGTCCCCGGCATCGACGTCAGCTCCTACCAGGGCAACGTCAACTGGGCGTCGTACTGGAGCGCGGGCAAGAAGTTCGCCTACGTCAAGGCGACCGAGGGCACGGGCTACGTCAACGCCTACTTCAGCCAGCAGTACACGGGTTCGTACAACGTCGGCATGATCCACGGCGCCTACCACTACGGCCGCCCGGACCTCGCGGGCGGCGCGGCCCAGGCCGACTACTTCGTCGCCCACGGCGGCGGCTGGTCGAAAGACGGCAAGACGCTCCCGGGCACGCTCGACATCGAGTGGGGCCCGAACAACGCGTGCTACGGCAAGACCGCGGCCCAGATGGTCGCGTGGATCAAGGCGTTCAGCGACGAGTACCACAAGAAGACCACCCGCTGGCCGGTGATCTACACGGCGACGAGCTGGTGGAGCCAGTGCACCGGAAACACGGGCGACTTCAGCTCGACGAACCCGCTGTGGGTGGCGCGGTACGCGTCAACGGTGGGGACGCTGCCGTACAAGTGGGGGTTCTACACGTTCTGGCAGTACAGCTCTTCGCCCATCGATCAGGATCAGTTCAGCGCGGACATCTCACGCCTGAAGGTCCTGGCGACCGGCTGA
- the ggt gene encoding gamma-glutamyltransferase codes for MPALRSRRTLVIAATAALLTTVATGPATAATPTPKSPVATGFGGAVASIDADATAIGTQVLRDGGNAVDAAVAVAAALGVTDPFSAGVGGGGFFVYYDAKTGRVHTLDGRETAPKSADANLFVENGQPLPFNDAVTSGLSVGVPGTPATWSEALRKWGTRSLAKSLKPAENLARKGFVVDPTFQTQIANNAARFAAFPSTRSLYLPNGAPPAPGTVFKNPDLAATYAQLERGGVDALYQGPIGADIAKTVQNPPKDPASTLNVRPGKLTARDIADYRAIERTPTHAEYRGLDVYGMPAPSSGGLTVGEALNILENYDLKHASKADYLQYFLESTRFAFADRNRWIGDPAVIDVPAKELLSQHFADSRACLISKDKAATSPVAPADPKHATPCAAGTTGAPTPYEGENTTHLTVADKWGNVVAYTLTIEQEGGSGIVVPGRGFLLNNELTDFSFTPVTPGVPDPNLPGPGKRPRSSMAPTIVLKDGRPFFATGSPGGASIITTVLQVLTGRIDRGLSLEDAIAAPRASQRNSAQAQVEQEFLNLPETAVLKARGQGFSTAPAEIGAATGVERLRDGRWLAAAEPVRRGIGSAQVVWPTHW; via the coding sequence ATGCCCGCGCTCCGGAGTCGCCGAACCCTCGTCATCGCCGCCACGGCCGCGCTCCTCACGACCGTCGCGACCGGACCCGCCACCGCCGCCACGCCCACCCCGAAGAGCCCGGTCGCCACCGGCTTCGGCGGCGCCGTGGCCAGCATCGACGCCGACGCCACCGCGATCGGCACCCAGGTCCTGCGCGACGGCGGGAACGCCGTCGACGCGGCCGTCGCGGTCGCCGCCGCGCTCGGCGTCACCGACCCGTTCTCCGCCGGGGTCGGCGGGGGCGGGTTCTTCGTCTACTACGACGCCAAGACCGGCCGCGTCCACACGCTGGACGGTCGCGAGACCGCGCCGAAGTCCGCCGACGCGAACCTCTTCGTCGAGAACGGCCAGCCGCTGCCGTTCAACGACGCCGTCACGAGCGGGCTGAGCGTCGGCGTTCCCGGCACCCCCGCGACGTGGTCCGAGGCCCTCCGCAAGTGGGGGACGCGCTCACTGGCGAAGTCCCTGAAGCCCGCGGAGAACCTGGCGCGCAAGGGATTCGTCGTCGACCCGACCTTCCAGACGCAGATCGCGAACAACGCTGCGCGGTTCGCCGCGTTCCCGTCGACGCGCTCGCTGTACCTGCCGAACGGCGCGCCGCCCGCGCCCGGCACCGTCTTCAAGAACCCGGATCTCGCCGCGACGTACGCGCAGCTGGAACGCGGCGGCGTCGACGCGCTCTACCAGGGGCCGATCGGCGCGGACATCGCGAAGACCGTGCAGAATCCGCCGAAAGATCCCGCCTCGACGCTCAACGTGCGCCCCGGCAAGCTGACCGCCCGGGACATCGCCGACTACCGGGCGATCGAGCGCACGCCGACCCACGCCGAGTACCGCGGCCTGGACGTCTACGGCATGCCGGCGCCGTCCTCGGGCGGGCTCACCGTCGGCGAGGCGCTCAACATCCTCGAGAACTACGACCTCAAGCACGCGAGCAAGGCCGACTACCTGCAGTACTTCCTGGAGTCGACGCGGTTCGCCTTCGCCGACCGCAACCGCTGGATCGGCGACCCGGCCGTGATCGACGTCCCGGCCAAGGAACTGCTGAGCCAGCACTTCGCCGACAGCCGCGCCTGCCTGATCTCGAAGGACAAGGCCGCGACCAGCCCGGTCGCCCCGGCCGACCCGAAGCACGCCACGCCGTGTGCCGCGGGCACGACGGGCGCGCCGACGCCGTACGAGGGTGAGAACACCACGCACCTGACGGTCGCCGACAAGTGGGGCAACGTCGTCGCCTACACGCTGACCATCGAGCAGGAGGGCGGCAGCGGCATCGTCGTGCCGGGCCGCGGGTTCCTGCTCAACAACGAGCTGACCGACTTCTCGTTCACCCCGGTGACGCCGGGAGTGCCCGACCCGAACCTGCCCGGCCCCGGCAAGCGGCCGCGCTCGTCGATGGCGCCGACGATCGTGCTCAAGGACGGCCGCCCGTTCTTCGCCACCGGCTCGCCGGGCGGCGCGTCGATCATCACGACGGTGCTGCAGGTGCTGACCGGCCGGATCGACCGTGGCCTGTCGCTGGAGGACGCCATCGCGGCGCCGCGCGCGTCCCAGCGGAACTCGGCGCAGGCGCAGGTCGAGCAGGAGTTCCTGAACCTGCCCGAGACGGCCGTGCTCAAGGCCCGCGGCCAGGGCTTCTCGACGGCGCCCGCGGAGATCGGCGCGGCCACCGGAGTCGAGCGTCTGCGCGATGGCCGCTGGCTGGCGGCGGCGGAACCGGTCCGCCGCGGCATCGGCTCGGCCCAGGTGGTGTGGCCCACGCACTGGTGA
- the fmt gene encoding methionyl-tRNA formyltransferase, with the protein MKLVFAGTPDPAVPALRALLDSGRHEVVAVVTRPDAQAGRGRHVVRSPVGALADEHGIEVLTPARAGDPAFLARLSELAPDACPVVAYGALLPQSALDIPSLGWVNLHFSLLPAWRGAAPVQAAIRAGDEITGASTFRIVKELDAGPVFGVVTETIAATDTAGELLGRLSESGAKLLLSTMDGLADGSLRAQEQPAEGLSYAPKVTVDDARVSFADPAAAVDRQIRSVTPDPGAWAEFRGERLKLGPVTVLDEPGPPPGELVLERKRVLVGTATKPLRLGEVQAPGKKRMAATDWARGTRIEQGERLR; encoded by the coding sequence ATGAAGCTCGTCTTCGCCGGCACCCCCGACCCGGCGGTCCCCGCCCTGCGCGCTCTGCTCGACTCCGGGCGCCATGAGGTCGTCGCCGTCGTGACCCGGCCCGATGCCCAGGCCGGGCGCGGTCGCCACGTCGTCCGGTCGCCCGTCGGCGCGCTCGCCGACGAGCACGGCATCGAGGTGCTGACGCCCGCCCGCGCCGGCGACCCGGCCTTCCTCGCGCGCCTGTCCGAGCTCGCGCCGGACGCCTGCCCGGTCGTCGCCTACGGGGCGCTGCTGCCGCAGTCCGCCCTCGACATCCCGTCGCTCGGCTGGGTGAACCTGCACTTCTCGCTGCTGCCCGCGTGGCGCGGGGCCGCGCCGGTGCAGGCCGCGATCCGCGCCGGTGACGAGATCACCGGCGCGTCGACCTTCCGGATCGTCAAGGAGCTGGACGCGGGCCCGGTCTTCGGGGTGGTCACCGAGACCATCGCCGCGACCGACACCGCGGGCGAGCTGCTCGGCCGGCTGTCGGAGTCCGGGGCGAAGCTGCTGCTGTCCACCATGGACGGTCTCGCCGACGGCTCCCTGCGCGCGCAGGAGCAGCCCGCCGAGGGCCTCAGCTACGCGCCGAAGGTGACGGTCGACGACGCGCGGGTGTCGTTCGCCGACCCGGCGGCGGCGGTCGACCGCCAGATCCGGTCGGTCACCCCGGACCCGGGCGCGTGGGCGGAGTTCCGCGGGGAACGGCTGAAGCTCGGCCCGGTCACGGTGCTCGACGAACCCGGCCCGCCGCCGGGCGAGCTCGTGCTGGAGCGCAAACGGGTGCTGGTCGGGACGGCGACGAAGCCGTTGCGGCTCGGCGAAGTCCAGGCACCCGGCAAGAAACGGATGGCGGCCACCGACTGGGCTCGCGGAACACGGATCGAGCAGGGAGAACGCCTCCGGTGA
- a CDS encoding RsmB/NOP family class I SAM-dependent RNA methyltransferase — MNDNRERRPSRPQRSHPAPRKESPRRPPEVDAARQAAFDVLRAVREKDAYANLVLPDLLRERRISGRDAALATELAYGTSRAQGLLDAVIEANAERPLAKTDPTVLDALRLGVYQLLRTRIPEHAAVTSTVDLVRAEAGSWATGFANAIMRKVSEKDENAWLDELAPDDSTDPIGAYALRTAHPRWIARSFAEALGDKGAGLKAALEADDARPEVHLVARPGEITADELAAITGGDPAPYSPYGVRLPAGAGDPADAEPIRERLAAVQDEGSQLCAIAATKVPVEGSDERWLDLCAGPGGKAVMLGSLAALSGARVDAVEKAPHRAKLVEKATIGLPVKVHVADGRESGLEPGYDRILVDAPCSGLGALRRRPEARWRRQPSDVADLTKLQGELITAAYALLRPGGALTYVVCSPHLAETEGVVGETARRLKAEVLDSREFFPGVPELGDGPYVQLWPHRHGTDAMFCAVLRKP; from the coding sequence GTGAACGACAACAGGGAACGCCGGCCGTCACGGCCGCAGCGGAGCCACCCGGCCCCGCGCAAGGAAAGCCCGCGCCGCCCGCCGGAGGTGGACGCCGCCCGCCAGGCCGCGTTCGACGTCCTGCGCGCCGTGCGCGAGAAGGACGCCTACGCCAACCTCGTCCTGCCGGACCTGCTGCGCGAGCGGCGGATCAGCGGCCGGGACGCGGCGCTGGCCACCGAGCTGGCGTACGGCACGTCGCGGGCGCAGGGCCTGCTCGACGCCGTCATCGAGGCCAACGCCGAGCGGCCGCTGGCCAAGACCGACCCCACGGTGCTGGACGCGCTGCGCCTCGGCGTCTACCAGCTGCTGCGCACGCGCATCCCGGAGCACGCCGCGGTGACGTCCACTGTGGACCTCGTGCGCGCCGAAGCCGGTTCGTGGGCCACGGGTTTCGCGAACGCCATCATGCGCAAGGTGTCCGAAAAGGACGAAAACGCCTGGCTCGACGAGCTGGCGCCGGACGACTCGACCGACCCGATCGGCGCGTACGCGCTGCGCACCGCGCACCCGCGGTGGATCGCCCGGTCGTTCGCCGAAGCATTGGGCGACAAGGGTGCCGGCCTCAAGGCCGCGCTCGAAGCCGACGACGCGCGGCCCGAGGTGCACCTGGTCGCCCGCCCCGGCGAGATCACCGCCGACGAGCTGGCCGCGATCACCGGCGGCGACCCGGCGCCGTACTCGCCCTACGGCGTGCGCCTGCCCGCGGGCGCCGGCGACCCGGCCGACGCCGAGCCGATCCGCGAGCGGCTGGCCGCGGTGCAGGACGAGGGCAGCCAGCTCTGCGCGATCGCCGCGACGAAGGTGCCGGTCGAGGGCTCGGACGAGCGCTGGCTCGACCTGTGCGCCGGCCCCGGCGGCAAGGCGGTCATGCTCGGCTCCCTCGCGGCGCTGAGCGGCGCGAGGGTGGACGCCGTCGAGAAGGCGCCGCACCGCGCGAAGCTGGTCGAGAAGGCCACGATCGGCCTGCCGGTGAAGGTGCACGTCGCCGACGGGCGCGAAAGCGGCTTGGAACCGGGCTACGACCGGATCCTGGTCGACGCGCCCTGCAGCGGCCTCGGTGCGCTGCGACGGCGGCCGGAGGCGCGCTGGCGGCGTCAGCCCTCCGACGTCGCGGACCTGACGAAGCTGCAGGGTGAGCTGATCACCGCGGCCTACGCCCTGCTGCGGCCCGGCGGCGCGCTCACCTACGTCGTCTGCTCGCCGCACCTGGCGGAGACCGAGGGCGTGGTGGGCGAGACGGCGCGGCGCCTCAAGGCCGAAGTGCTGGACTCGCGGGAGTTCTTCCCCGGCGTGCCCGAGCTCGGTGACGGGCCGTACGTGCAGCTGTGGCCGCACCGCCACGGCACCGACGCGATGTTCTGCGCCGTGCTGCGCAAACCGTGA
- a CDS encoding flavoprotein, whose protein sequence is MRDLGLVAGSCGGLDVRFAAELARPAAARGWRTAITLTPTAMRWLESTGTLADVESATDLPVRSASRLPGEPRPHPDPSVFLFAPASANSVAKLALGIADNQALTVLGDVLGAPGITIVVAYQIQDTRVHHPAWQRHLGTLAEAGVTLHRLDVGRPWTEVLDLLP, encoded by the coding sequence GTGAGGGACCTCGGGCTGGTCGCCGGCTCGTGCGGCGGGCTGGACGTCCGGTTCGCCGCCGAGCTGGCCCGGCCCGCCGCCGCCCGCGGCTGGCGGACGGCGATCACCTTGACGCCGACGGCGATGCGCTGGCTCGAGTCGACCGGCACCCTCGCCGACGTCGAGTCGGCGACGGACCTGCCGGTGCGCAGCGCGTCCCGGCTGCCGGGGGAGCCCCGGCCGCACCCGGACCCGTCGGTGTTCCTGTTCGCGCCCGCGTCGGCCAACTCGGTGGCGAAGCTGGCGCTCGGGATCGCGGACAACCAGGCGCTGACCGTGCTCGGTGACGTCCTCGGCGCGCCCGGGATCACGATCGTCGTGGCCTACCAGATCCAGGACACCCGGGTGCACCACCCGGCGTGGCAGCGCCACCTCGGCACCCTCGCGGAGGCCGGGGTGACGCTGCACCGCCTGGACGTCGGGCGGCCGTGGACCGAGGTGCTGGACCTGCTGCCCTGA
- a CDS encoding serine hydrolase domain-containing protein encodes MRKSLRGRQIVACGTLVALLAATTAAPALAVTSPLQGALDTLTAQGGAPGAEAVVTDHGRVTETRSGIGDLTTGKPYPHDAVFRVGSVTKTFVATVVLQLVADGKVRLDEPIERYLPGLVAGNGNDGRQITVRNLLQHTSGLYNYTDDVLTADPESLRHRGAEPGELVAIALQHPPLFAPGSSWSYSNTDYIVAGMLVEKVTGHSLATEIDRRIARPLGLRDTSLPGRGDEHLPAPHPRGYLTLGGPPTDFTDFDPSIAGAAGGLVSTGRDLDTFFSALLAGRLLPAAQLAQMRRTVPAPSEPGADYGLGLIRRTLPDGTPYWGHDGGIFGFATLAGALDGGRAAAVSVNELPAPDGVQQNTETAFEVALARR; translated from the coding sequence ATGCGGAAGTCCTTACGCGGCAGGCAGATCGTCGCCTGCGGCACGCTCGTCGCGCTCCTCGCGGCGACCACCGCGGCGCCGGCGCTCGCCGTTACGAGCCCGCTCCAGGGCGCGCTCGACACCCTGACCGCCCAGGGTGGCGCGCCCGGCGCCGAAGCCGTCGTCACCGACCACGGGCGCGTCACCGAGACGCGCAGCGGGATCGGCGATCTGACCACGGGGAAGCCGTACCCGCACGACGCCGTGTTCCGCGTCGGCAGCGTCACCAAGACGTTCGTCGCGACGGTGGTGCTCCAGCTCGTCGCCGACGGGAAAGTGCGGCTCGACGAGCCGATCGAGCGTTACCTGCCCGGTCTTGTCGCCGGCAACGGGAACGACGGCCGGCAGATCACCGTGCGGAACCTGTTGCAGCACACCAGCGGGCTCTACAACTACACCGACGACGTGCTGACGGCGGACCCCGAGTCCCTGCGCCACCGCGGTGCCGAGCCCGGCGAACTGGTCGCGATCGCGCTGCAGCACCCGCCGTTGTTCGCACCCGGCAGTTCCTGGTCCTACTCGAACACCGACTACATCGTCGCCGGGATGCTCGTCGAAAAGGTGACCGGACACAGCCTCGCCACCGAGATCGACCGCCGGATCGCCCGGCCGCTCGGCTTGCGCGACACGTCGCTGCCCGGCCGCGGCGACGAACACCTGCCGGCGCCGCACCCGCGCGGGTACCTGACGCTCGGCGGGCCCCCGACCGACTTCACCGACTTCGACCCGTCGATCGCCGGCGCCGCGGGCGGGCTCGTGTCGACCGGCCGGGACCTCGACACGTTCTTCAGCGCGTTGCTGGCCGGCCGGCTGCTGCCCGCCGCGCAGCTCGCGCAGATGCGGCGCACGGTCCCGGCACCGAGCGAGCCCGGCGCCGACTACGGCCTCGGCCTGATCCGCCGCACGCTGCCGGACGGCACGCCGTACTGGGGCCACGACGGGGGCATCTTCGGCTTCGCCACCTTGGCCGGCGCCCTCGACGGCGGCCGGGCCGCCGCCGTGTCGGTCAACGAGCTCCCCGCCCCCGACGGCGTGCAGCAGAACACCGAGACGGCGTTCGAGGTCGCCCTGGCCCGGAGGTAG